The sequence GCTACTGTAGTTAATAGTAGCTGGGCTGCGGTGACTGCAATTTTATTGAGTTCGCTTTCAGTTGCGGTGAGTGATGTCATAGTTGACTCGCTGGTAGTAGAAAGAGCAAGGGCAGAATCGCAAGCCGAAGCAGGTTCTTTACAGTCTATTTGTTGGGGAGCTTCGGCGTTTGGAGGTTTAATCACTGCTTACTTCAGCGGATTTTTACTAGAACATTTCACTACGCGGACTGTATTTTGGATTACCGCAACATTTCCATTAATAGTTTCTGGAGTTGCTTGGTTGATTGCTGAATCTCCCGTGGAGAAAAATACAGAAGATGATAAAAACAGCAATTTTGAAGATGTTAAACAGCAAGTAAAGTTACTTCGTCAAGCCATAACTCAGAAAATAATTTGGTTGCCTACTGCATTCCTCTTCATCTGGCAAGCTACACCAAGTTCTGAATCGGCGTTTTTCTTTTTCACTACTAACGAACTGCATTTTCAACCAGAATTTTTGGGAAGGGTACGCTTAGTAACGAGCGTTGCGGCTTTAGTTGGTATTTGGATTTTCCAGCGTTTTCTCAAAAGCGTTCCGTTTCGAGTCATTTTTGCTTGGAGTACGGTATTATCAACAGTTTTGGGATTAACCACACTGTTGTTGGTAACTCATGCGAACCGTGCTTTAGGAATAGATGACCACTGGTTTAGCTTGGGTGATAGTTTAATTTTGACAGTCATGGGACAAATTGCCTATATGCCTGTTTTGGTATTGGCTGCAAGAATTTGTCCTCCGGGAGTAGAAGCGACTTTGTTTGCACTTTTAATGTCGGTAACTAACTTAGCGGGATTAGTTTCTCACGAAACTGGTGCGGCATTGATGCATTATTTAGGGGTTACCGAAACTAACTTTGATAAACTTTGGCTGTTAGTGACAATTACTAATCTCAGTACTTTGTTGCCGCTACCGTTTATTAATTGGCTGCCTGCTGCGGGAGAAGAAACTCCAAAATTAACTCAAACAGGTTTGAAAGAAAGCGACGAAACGGAAATTGTACCTAATTTGGTGTCAGAATTAATTATTAATCAACCAGCAGAAGAAGTGATTGATTGATATAAATTGGGAATAGGGCATTGGGCATGGGGCATTGGTAATTATTAACTCCTAACTCCTAATACCATTTCTTTATAAAGATGCGCCTAATTTAGCCCGCGTAGGCGGGCTTAGTTTCAGTAGCCTCAGCCTTCCAGGATGTTAGCGGAGCGTGTCCGTAAGGACATGGGCGATTAAGCGCAGCCTCATACAGAATTGGTATAACAACTAACAACTAACAACTAACTTTTACATATGCAGAATTTTCAAATTGACGAAATAGCTTCAACTGTTGCCGAAAAATCTTATAGTCGTGAAAGTTGGCAAGGTGGATATCAATCCGTAAAAGAAGAGTACGATTACTGGATTGATGATATTGAGGGGGAAATACCGGCAGATTTAAACGGTACGCTGTTTAGAAATGGTCCCGGTTTGTTGGATATTAACGGACAAAATATTCATCATCCTTTTGATGGTGATGGGATGATTAGTAGAATTACTTTTACCAACGGACGCGCTCATTTTCGCAATCGTTTTATTCGGACTCAGGCTTATTTAGAAGAGCAAAAAGCCGGAAAAATCCTTTATCGCGGCGTATTTGGTACGCAAAAACCCGGCGGTTGGTTGGCAAATGCTTTCGATTTTAATTTGAAAAATATTGCGAATACTAATGTTATTTATTGGGGTGGTAAGCTGTTAGCGTTATGGGAAGCAGCAGAACCTCATAAACTCGATCCTCAAACTTTAGAAACTTTAGGTAAAGAATATTTTGACAAGGTTTTATCTGAAGGGGAAGCTTTTGCCGCTCATCCACGTTTCGATCCTAGCTGCGAACAAGATAATGGCGAACCTTGTTTGGTCAATTTTTCTATCAAGCCGGGATTATCTACAACTATTACTATCTTTGAATTAAATACTGCGGGTAAAATTATCCGTAAAACCGCTCATAGCGTTCCAGGTTTTGCTTTTATTCACGATTTTGCAATTACTCCTAATTACTGCATATTGTTTCAAAATCCCGTTGCTTTTAATCCGATTCCTTTTGCTTTGGGAATGCGCGGTGCAGGAGAATGTATTAAATTTCAAGGAAATCAACCGACTAAAGTAATTATAATTCCGCGAACATCGGGTACTAATGAAGATAACAATAAAAATAAAGTACAAATATTAGAAACGCAATCTGGTTTTGTGTTTCACCATTGCAACGCTTTTGAAAAGGATTCGGAAATAATTATTGATTCTATTTGCTACGAAAATTTACCAGAAGTCGAACCCGAAAGCGATTTTCGAGAAACTGATTTTGATGCTTTAAAACCCGGACAATTATGGCGGTTTCATCTTAATCTCAAAGATAATAAAGTAAGCCGAGAATTAATCGAAAGCCGTTGCTGTGAATTCCCTTGCGTGCATCCAGAGAAAGTTGGGCGTGAATATCGTTATTTATACACGGGTGCGGCTCATGGTGATAGCGGCAATGCACCATTGCAAGCATTTGAAAAAGTAGATTTACAAACCGGTGAAAAACAAATTTGGAGCGCTGCACCTGATGGTTTTGCTAGCGAGCCGAATTTTGTGCCGCGAAATCGTCATGGTGATGAAGATGATGGTTGGTTGTTGGGTTTGGTGTACGATTCAAATCATCAT comes from Rivularia sp. PCC 7116 and encodes:
- a CDS encoding folate/biopterin family MFS transporter, whose translation is MLVSTSGWSKVKHSIQEKILFGNEPTAELFAILTVYFVQGILGLSRLAVSFFLKDELGLSPAEVSALFGIVVLPWVIKPVFGFFSDGFPILGYRRRPYLILSGILGALAWVGMATVVNSSWAAVTAILLSSLSVAVSDVIVDSLVVERARAESQAEAGSLQSICWGASAFGGLITAYFSGFLLEHFTTRTVFWITATFPLIVSGVAWLIAESPVEKNTEDDKNSNFEDVKQQVKLLRQAITQKIIWLPTAFLFIWQATPSSESAFFFFTTNELHFQPEFLGRVRLVTSVAALVGIWIFQRFLKSVPFRVIFAWSTVLSTVLGLTTLLLVTHANRALGIDDHWFSLGDSLILTVMGQIAYMPVLVLAARICPPGVEATLFALLMSVTNLAGLVSHETGAALMHYLGVTETNFDKLWLLVTITNLSTLLPLPFINWLPAAGEETPKLTQTGLKESDETEIVPNLVSELIINQPAEEVID
- a CDS encoding carotenoid oxygenase family protein, with the translated sequence MQNFQIDEIASTVAEKSYSRESWQGGYQSVKEEYDYWIDDIEGEIPADLNGTLFRNGPGLLDINGQNIHHPFDGDGMISRITFTNGRAHFRNRFIRTQAYLEEQKAGKILYRGVFGTQKPGGWLANAFDFNLKNIANTNVIYWGGKLLALWEAAEPHKLDPQTLETLGKEYFDKVLSEGEAFAAHPRFDPSCEQDNGEPCLVNFSIKPGLSTTITIFELNTAGKIIRKTAHSVPGFAFIHDFAITPNYCILFQNPVAFNPIPFALGMRGAGECIKFQGNQPTKVIIIPRTSGTNEDNNKNKVQILETQSGFVFHHCNAFEKDSEIIIDSICYENLPEVEPESDFRETDFDALKPGQLWRFHLNLKDNKVSRELIESRCCEFPCVHPEKVGREYRYLYTGAAHGDSGNAPLQAFEKVDLQTGEKQIWSAAPDGFASEPNFVPRNRHGDEDDGWLLGLVYDSNHHRSDVVILDAKDLNKEPIARLHLKHHIPYGLHGNFVNDVFVNS